Below is a genomic region from Vibrio nitrifigilis.
CCAATCTGCTACGACTTTCTACCGGTTCACGTGTTGCCCACCAACAGACTAATGACCCAATACTGACCATCATAACCCCTTGCCAAAACGCTAGGCCCAATACAATACCTAAGATGATGGATGAAAACAGCGCCGCAAATACCGGGGTAAAATAAGAGAGTGTGGCTAACAACATCATGTTTCCTCGCAAAATAGCAAGGTTCCATAGACCATACCCTCCCCCCATTACCGCACCGGTGATCATTAAATAGATCAAAGCATTAACGGATAAGTGTAATGACGCTTCGTCACTCAATCCGTACTGTATCCACAACACAGCTGCCGTTAGAGCACAAAACAAGGTAATTCCATTTTCACCATCAGAAATCTTTTGTGTCACTGTGCAGTACACCGCCCAGATGATCGCACCTGAAAACGCTAAACAATAAGTGAATGGATTGGTGGCGACATGGTGGCGAATTAACGCATAAGAAAGGGATTGACCATTGGTAATACACCAAACGACACCCGTAAAGGCAACCAGTACCCCGGGGAGTAACCAGAACTTCACTGGTTTGTGAGACGTGACCACGGTAAGAAGTACAGTTAATGCTGGCCATAAATAGTTAATGACCGTCATATCCATAACCTGATAACGATCATTCGCCATACCAATCGCCATTGATAAGCAGACTTCGTAAGCAGCAAATGCAACACCGGCCAAAAATAAGTAACGACAAGAAGCAACCGTGAATTTAGGCAGTCCAACAACAAAGAGCAAACATAGCGTTGAGACGGTATAAATCATAGCAGCGCCACCCAGCGGAGAAAGTAATTCCGTCACCGTGCGCATTAAGCCAATTGAGCTCGCCCACAGTAAAATGGCAGCAACACCAAACAAGGTGTACTTATGGTGATTCCACATAAAATGTTCGTCTAGATTTTAAATAAAGTGACACTGTAGCAAGATTCATTCTGTGCTATCGATAGATGACCCCAAGAGATAAATTACATTGTGATTCCATTCGTTTCTTTTAATGACTTAATTAATTTAGCGGGCGTTCCACCATATAAACTGTCGGCAGGTACATCATCAGTCACCACGGAATTAGCAGCAATCACAGAACGTGCGCCAATCGTTACCCCTTGCGTGATCACAACGTTCCCCCCGATCCAAACATCATCTTCAATCGTAATCGGCGAACAGACCACTTCCCAGTGACGACGTTGGCGGTAATCTAAGGAATGACTAGGGGTATAAAATTGCGTGTTAGGCCCGACTAAAACGTTATTTCCAATAGTGACTTTCGCCCCATCAAGCATAGTGACGTTCATATTCAAAAATGTGTGGTCACCGATAAATATCGTTTTACCAAATTCACAGTGAAATGGCAGTTGAACCATACTCCCCTCACCTAGGGCGCCAAACATCTGTTGTTGGAGGAAAAAGCGTTTTTTAGTATCGACACATTGATTGATCTGCAATTTTAATGAGGCCGTAGCAATACGTAGCTGTTCTAATTCGTTTGATGTGCCATCGACTTCTTGTCCTAACAGCATATTATCGAGGTCGCTCATTCTTTGTTCCTTATTTTATAACCATATTGATACTCAACTGACCTAAAGGTATTTGGGTATATGAGAACAGCTTAAACAACAAACTGTTAATTTACATAGTGATAAATCACATAATCCAGACAGTTTGCTGGTATCACTTGTTCGACTAAATAAAAAGCCAGATACTGTTGGGCATCTGGCTTGAAGCTATCACTCTTGCTAAGCGCTTCATCAATACGAACCGCTAAACAGCAATGATTAGTCAGCGATAATTTCGTAGCTGTGAGTCATTTCCACACCTTTACCTAGCATTAAACACACTGAACAATATTTGTCTAAAGAATCTGCCGTTACTTTGGCAACAATATCAGTATCAAGGTCAACGCCAGCAACTTCGAAATGAATATTCATTTTAGTAAACAACTTAGGAGCAGTATCACGACGCTCTGCACTCACACGTGCATTACACGATGTCACTTTCTGATTGGCGCTTTTTAATCCGTCCACTACATCGACAGAGCTGCAGCCACCAGCGGCCATCATTACCATTTCCATTGGGCTTGGTGCTGTTGCACCACCACTGCCATCCATCACAACAGAATGACCAGAATTTGATTGGCCGAGAAATTTAAAACCCTCAACCCATTTAACTTGAGCTTCCATGATCCCACTCTTTTATCTTATGAAAAACTACGTCGCTATATTACCAGCAACACTGAGGCAAAGGCTACACGCACTAGGAGATAACCAATCCATACGGCAACTAAACCAAGAAAGCCCCCAACTAAAATACAAATACCATCACGTTCAATAATACCCAGCGATAAACAGATGATGGCAAAGTTAGGTGCAAAGTTGACAAAGGGCAACGGTAATAAGGAGACAAAGGCGAGTACACAGATCATGATGCCAATCACTCGACGCACCATCAAAGTCGATAAAATGTCCCAGCGAGGTTTGACGTAATACTCCAATTTTTGCAGCCACGGTTGCAACTCTTGGATGAAATGTAACAACTTACCACAGTCAAGATTTCGCTTACGTGCAAATGCTGGCAGACGTGGAGCGTGAAAACCGATCGCCATTTGCACGCCCAAAAGAAAAACCGCAAAGCCAGCCAAAAATGAAATACCTGGAATCAACCCAACTAAACTAAGCATAATCAACAGTGCGCCGTAAGAACGGCGTTTTAGCAGTTCAAGTAAAGCTCCAATCGAAATTTGCGGTTCGGGATGTTCTTTAAGAATACGTAACAAAAAGACGGATGTTTTTTCCACACTACCACCGGTAAGAATAAAAAGATCTCTCGTCAGACGAAAGATGAATGCACGCACATTAGCAAGAGTTATTACCCTTTGGCAATACTGGATAACGTAAAGAATTAGCGAACATACTCTGCATCAGAATTTGATAAATCGACAGAACCTATCATTCAAACTACAATCATTGATAAGACAACACGCGCTCATATAAGAAAACCCCACTAGGCTCATGCCTAGTGGGGTCAGTTCTTACTTGCAGCAATCCAGCTACGATAGGTGCTCCCTGCATCTAATCCCTGATAGTTTGCTGTATCCTTCAGCGCAATCCATTTCATCGCCATCCTAGCGGTGTCCATGTCTCTGTCTTCCTGACAGACGCACTTTCTTCCATAAAAGTTTTACAACGTTAATTGATTTCAACCATCCTAGCTGAGCTCATGTTGTAATTTGCTATCCATGCCGACTTTTCATCCTGAAACGCCGTATCTTCGTCCTGAAGATGACCAATCCTTGGGTCTTTCCTGTTCCTTATCAGCGTCCTGCCGATGAGTTAAATTTACTCTTTTGCAGATTTTCGGCAACGTCGATATTTTATTTTTTTATTGCACCAAAATAGTTTTCTCTCAAATTCGTATTATAAACATCAAGTTAAGGAAGATAGCGCAAATCGACTAGCCATAAATAGTTAGATATCCCACGAACCTTGTGAGAGATCTCTTACAACTGTAATGGCCGTTTGACCATTATTCCCTATTGCAGTGCAAGAATGGATCAACAATGTGCGAAAATATCGGGCAAAACCTTGAAAATTTCTAGTTTTTATCCATATATACAGGTATACAACCCATAGTGGCTACTTACCCTGCAATACGTTAGGTGAGAGTTCACGTCTCTATTGACAACAGTGATAAGATATAGAGTAACCACCTTCTCGATTATCCGATTTACGTAAGGAACCTGATAATGATTTCAAAATGGGCT
It encodes:
- the yddG gene encoding aromatic amino acid DMT transporter YddG; its protein translation is MWNHHKYTLFGVAAILLWASSIGLMRTVTELLSPLGGAAMIYTVSTLCLLFVVGLPKFTVASCRYLFLAGVAFAAYEVCLSMAIGMANDRYQVMDMTVINYLWPALTVLLTVVTSHKPVKFWLLPGVLVAFTGVVWCITNGQSLSYALIRHHVATNPFTYCLAFSGAIIWAVYCTVTQKISDGENGITLFCALTAAVLWIQYGLSDEASLHLSVNALIYLMITGAVMGGGYGLWNLAILRGNMMLLATLSYFTPVFAALFSSIILGIVLGLAFWQGVMMVSIGSLVCWWATREPVESRSRLELIEK
- a CDS encoding sugar O-acetyltransferase → MSDLDNMLLGQEVDGTSNELEQLRIATASLKLQINQCVDTKKRFFLQQQMFGALGEGSMVQLPFHCEFGKTIFIGDHTFLNMNVTMLDGAKVTIGNNVLVGPNTQFYTPSHSLDYRQRRHWEVVCSPITIEDDVWIGGNVVITQGVTIGARSVIAANSVVTDDVPADSLYGGTPAKLIKSLKETNGITM
- a CDS encoding OsmC family protein; the encoded protein is MEAQVKWVEGFKFLGQSNSGHSVVMDGSGGATAPSPMEMVMMAAGGCSSVDVVDGLKSANQKVTSCNARVSAERRDTAPKLFTKMNIHFEVAGVDLDTDIVAKVTADSLDKYCSVCLMLGKGVEMTHSYEIIAD
- a CDS encoding exopolysaccharide biosynthesis protein, with protein sequence MEKTSVFLLRILKEHPEPQISIGALLELLKRRSYGALLIMLSLVGLIPGISFLAGFAVFLLGVQMAIGFHAPRLPAFARKRNLDCGKLLHFIQELQPWLQKLEYYVKPRWDILSTLMVRRVIGIMICVLAFVSLLPLPFVNFAPNFAIICLSLGIIERDGICILVGGFLGLVAVWIGYLLVRVAFASVLLVI